One window of the Bacteroidota bacterium genome contains the following:
- the clpB gene encoding ATP-dependent chaperone ClpB: MNANNFTTKALEALSAAQQESFNNGNPQMETIHMLKAMLDVDQDALPFLLEKVGVNRNILLGKVQEKIKTLPKVSGQSADIAPSPGFAKMILQANKLIKEFDDTYVGVDILLLTLLAIGDDSTRILKENGLEESKLRKAILELRRGSKVTEQGADAKYNSLEKFAINLNAQAKSGKLDPVIGRDEEIRRVMHILSRKTKNNPLLVGEPGVGKTAIAEGIAHRIVRGDVPENLKSKVIYALDMGALMAGAKYRGDFEERLKGVVKEVKESAGRVILFIDEIHTLIGAGATEGAMDAANIIKPELARGELRAVGATTLNEYQKYFEKDKALERRFQKVMIDEPSIEDAISILRGLKERYENYHKVKIKDDAIISAVTLSDRYITERFLPDKAIDLIDEAAAKLRLEMDSVPEELDEIERRIMQIEIEMEAIKRENDKKKLDELNEELSNLKEERGQFKAKWQTEKDIVDKITARKREIENFRLEAERFEREGDYGKVAEIRYGKIKSTEDAIKKLDEELAKISSDKRMLQEEVTSEDIASIVAKWTGIPVTRMLEGEREKLIHLEERLRERVKGQDEAITAVADAIRRSRAGLQDERRPIGSFLFLGTTGVGKTELSKALSEVLFNDEHLMVRIDMSEFQEKHSVSRLVGSPPGYVGYEEGGQLTEAVRRKPYSVILFDEIEKAHPDVFNILLQVLDDGRLTDNKGRTVNFKNTLIIMTSNMGSDIIQANFEKVTEENEAEVTEKTKAEVMVRLRSTIRPEFLNRIDEIVMFHPLLKRQIREIVSLQLQQLKELLAKKDVSLEITDAALDYLGEVGFDPQYGARPLKRVIQKEIVNELSKKILSGEIEKQGVIKIESFGEGLVFINPLNVEEAKKPKRSAAK, translated from the coding sequence ATGAACGCAAATAATTTCACAACCAAAGCACTCGAAGCCCTGAGCGCTGCTCAGCAGGAGTCTTTCAATAATGGTAATCCGCAGATGGAAACTATCCACATGCTCAAAGCCATGCTTGACGTTGACCAAGATGCCTTGCCTTTTCTATTGGAAAAAGTCGGGGTTAATCGGAATATCCTTCTGGGGAAGGTGCAAGAAAAAATAAAAACGCTTCCTAAAGTAAGCGGGCAAAGCGCGGACATTGCTCCTTCGCCCGGTTTCGCAAAAATGATTTTACAAGCTAACAAACTCATCAAAGAATTTGATGACACTTACGTAGGAGTGGATATACTGCTACTTACCTTGCTCGCTATCGGCGATGACAGCACTCGGATTTTAAAAGAGAATGGATTGGAAGAAAGTAAGCTGCGCAAGGCTATTTTAGAGTTAAGGCGCGGTTCCAAGGTAACGGAACAAGGTGCCGATGCCAAATATAACTCACTCGAAAAATTTGCCATTAACCTAAATGCACAAGCTAAAAGTGGTAAACTGGATCCTGTCATTGGCAGAGACGAAGAGATTCGTCGCGTGATGCATATCCTTTCGCGGAAAACGAAGAACAATCCTTTATTAGTAGGTGAGCCGGGCGTGGGTAAAACAGCCATTGCCGAAGGCATTGCCCATCGCATTGTGCGTGGTGATGTGCCCGAGAATTTAAAGAGCAAGGTGATCTATGCCTTAGATATGGGGGCGCTGATGGCCGGGGCCAAATATCGCGGAGATTTTGAAGAGCGGCTGAAAGGTGTGGTGAAAGAGGTGAAGGAATCTGCCGGGAGAGTCATTTTGTTTATTGATGAAATTCATACGCTGATTGGTGCTGGTGCTACCGAAGGGGCGATGGATGCCGCCAATATCATCAAACCGGAGCTGGCTCGTGGTGAGTTGCGTGCTGTTGGAGCTACCACTTTGAATGAATACCAGAAGTATTTTGAAAAGGACAAGGCGCTCGAACGCCGTTTTCAAAAGGTAATGATAGACGAGCCGAGTATTGAAGATGCTATCTCTATTCTTCGAGGCTTGAAGGAACGTTATGAAAACTACCACAAGGTCAAAATTAAGGACGATGCCATTATCAGCGCCGTGACTTTGAGCGATCGGTACATCACCGAACGCTTTTTGCCCGACAAAGCTATTGACCTGATTGATGAAGCTGCCGCAAAGCTCCGCCTCGAAATGGACTCTGTGCCCGAAGAACTGGATGAAATCGAAAGACGCATCATGCAGATTGAGATTGAAATGGAAGCCATCAAGCGCGAAAATGACAAGAAGAAACTGGACGAGCTGAATGAAGAACTTTCCAACCTGAAAGAAGAGCGCGGTCAGTTTAAAGCTAAATGGCAAACCGAAAAAGATATCGTAGATAAAATCACTGCTCGCAAACGCGAAATTGAAAACTTCCGTCTGGAGGCTGAACGTTTTGAACGCGAAGGAGACTATGGCAAGGTAGCGGAGATCCGCTACGGAAAAATCAAGTCCACCGAGGATGCGATCAAAAAGTTGGATGAAGAATTGGCAAAAATTTCAAGCGATAAAAGAATGTTGCAGGAAGAGGTGACGTCTGAAGATATTGCTTCTATTGTCGCCAAATGGACAGGCATACCCGTCACCCGCATGTTAGAAGGTGAGAGAGAAAAACTCATCCACCTGGAAGAGCGGCTGCGCGAACGGGTGAAAGGTCAAGACGAAGCTATCACTGCGGTGGCCGATGCTATTCGTCGGAGCCGCGCCGGGTTACAAGATGAGAGGAGGCCCATTGGCTCTTTCCTATTTCTTGGCACCACCGGTGTGGGAAAAACCGAACTCAGCAAAGCCTTGAGCGAGGTATTGTTCAACGATGAACATTTAATGGTGCGGATTGATATGAGCGAGTTTCAGGAAAAACACAGCGTCAGTCGACTCGTAGGTTCGCCTCCGGGATATGTGGGTTATGAGGAGGGCGGACAACTGACCGAGGCCGTTCGTCGGAAGCCATATAGTGTCATCCTGTTTGATGAAATTGAGAAAGCACATCCCGATGTGTTCAATATTCTTTTGCAGGTGTTGGATGATGGCCGCCTGACCGATAACAAAGGTAGAACCGTCAACTTCAAGAACACGCTGATAATTATGACTTCCAACATGGGCAGCGATATTATTCAGGCAAACTTTGAAAAGGTGACAGAAGAGAATGAAGCCGAGGTGACGGAGAAAACAAAGGCGGAAGTGATGGTCCGGTTAAGAAGCACGATTCGTCCTGAATTTCTGAACCGGATAGATGAGATTGTCATGTTCCATCCTTTGCTTAAAAGACAGATTCGAGAAATCGTTTCCCTACAATTGCAACAGTTGAAAGAGTTGTTGGCGAAAAAGGATGTGAGTTTAGAAATCACCGACGCCGCATTAGATTATCTCGGCGAGGTGGGTTTCGATCCGCAATACGGTGCTCGCCCGCTGAAGCGGGTGATTCAAAAAGAAATCGTTAACGAGCTATCTAAGAAGATTCTTTCCGGCGAAATTGAAAAGCAGGGAGTGATCAAGATAGAATCCTTCGGCGAGGGCTTGGTGTTTATCAATCCCTTAAATGTTGAAGAGGCGAAAAAGCCAAAGCGTAGCGCAGCTAAATAA